The genomic stretch ATTTCCCTATGTCAGTAAGGGCACTGCCAAGAACTAGTCTCCTAAACTCCCAAATGCTCCCGTGGCATCCACGGCCCCAGGTCAGTAGAGGACAGGACCCGGAACACAATGTATTCTGGGAAGACTGGGAGCTTAGATGGGTCAGCTTCACAAGGGAGACAAACACTGTGTGGTCTGGATGGGAGCACACAGGTGTGAAAACTGTCCTACAGGGACTTTGCACTTGTGATTCTAGAACGATTTTAGAGGTCCATCTGAGTGGAGGAGGTCACTCTTTCAAATACAGATGTCGTGAAGGAAAGCATGGAGACAGGGGAGTGACACAGAGGACAAGGAAAgggggcagagactggaggatgcAGCCAGGAGTCCAGCAGGTCTCCCAAGCTGGGAGAGACATGGAAGAGGCTTCCTTAATCTGCCGAGAAAGGAGGGGACTATGTCCTAGCTGCTGCTGTCACCGCCAAGCTCCAGTTTAGAGCTCTAGCCTATAGGGTTGTTTCTCCGTCATTCCTGCCCACCCGCGCCCCACCTGTCACGCCTCGCTGCACCCCAACACGTCCCGCCCACTTCCTGCAGGAGATAGTCAGCTGAGCCTTCAGCAAGCTTCCTTCAAGCTCTGCAGCGCAGGCACCGCCCCCCACCTCCTTTCCGTAGTGTCTTGCTGGCCGGCTCAGCGGTGCCCTGAGGGTGGGCTTGTTTCTTGTAATTTCTAGAGGATCTGTGGACCGAGCAGACAGATTTGGTGAGTGGTGAGAcagaaaagtctctctctctctctcctctctctctttctctctctcctctttcataACTTCGAGACTCCATAGATGCCCAGTGCCTTCATGGGAATTCCTCGTGGGAAGTGGTGGGAGCAGGTTGAGGGAAAGGCAGATCTGTTCATCCGAGTTAGGTCCAGCAGCTTGTGTGTTTGTCATCAGCCTCAGAGGATACCGGCGATTAGAGAAGAGAGCGGCgcggggtgggggtagggggcgGGGACGGGGACGGGAACGAACAAGGACGATCtatgggaaagagaggaagggcagaCAGAATGGAAAGGGTTTTCTAAGGGTTGAGTTTTGGGAGAAGGGGCCTGaagccagaagaaaaggaaaggaaagctgtaataaatgaaaatgaatttggTGCTTCCTCTCAAGTTGGGCGTCTGGCTGAGGCTCGTATCTGGACGGTggggaaatattattttactgaGGAACCTTAGAATGCCTTGTCTTTCCGGGACTGTATGTGTCAGATGTGTGACAGGGGCTCAAACTCCTGGTGCTCGGAGCTTGTTTCCTTTGGAAACTGTTTCCAGGCAGGGTCGCTTATATCTCAGGCTGACTTGGAGTTTCAACTCCTGCTGCACCCTAGTTCCCTGGCGCTAACTTTAGAAGCATGTGTCACCTCATCTAGTGCCAGGGACCTGCCCTTTAAGcaaacactaccaactgagctcagTCCTCTTCAAGGATGGCATTTTGTAGAGAAGGAATGGAGTGTAACATCCCATCTTTTCCTAAAAACCTGAAGTTTATTGCTGATTAAACACCTTCAAAGCCCCTTCCACATATACAACTGAGGCACTTGGCTGAGCCTGGACACGCGTCTCTTCAAGTAATTCTTGTCTTTCTGCTTAAGAAACTCGTCCACTTGTTCTGAACTTATTTTCTGTTACAGATTGCCTGGACCCAGGTGCTTTAGTGTGTGGCCCACCATACTCTGAGGGGACTGCCTCTGCTTCACTGCTCAGCTGGTGAAATTGCATGTCCTGCTGCTCATGACAAGATGACTTCACAGAGGGGTTCAGAGAGTGCGCACATGAACCACAAGGGCCCATGCCACACTGCTCTCTGCAGTAGTAGCTCTTCCTCGCATGGCAGCAGCCTAAGACCACCCAAGAGTTGTGGAGGGCAGAGCAAACCAGTTCAGTTCAGCACTGTGGGCTCATCATGGGTAGCAGAGCGCCAGACTGGCTTGCTGACGTTGCTATTGTCGCTTCTGTGGTACATGCCTATGGCAGGTAGGATGTGGATGGAATGGGAAGGAACAGGGAAACAGGGAAGCCACTGTTGCTCCTGCCATCCCTGGTGGGCTCCTAGGGCTTGTGGTCTGCCATCTCTTACCCTGCCTCTTGTCATAGtgcagattgtgtgtgtgtgtgtgtgtgtgagtactcTTGTCATAGtgcagatatatgtgtgtatatatatgtatatatgtgagaaCTCTTGTCATAGTGCCGATATATAcgtatctatatgtatatatatgtgagtACTCTTGTCATAGtgcagatatatgtgtgtatatgtatatatgtatatgtgtgagtactCTTGTCATAGTgcagatatatatatgtgtgtgtatatatgtatatatgtgagtgctTTTGTCATAGTGcatatatatgcgtgtgtatatatgtgtgtgtgtgtatgtatatatgtgagtgctCTTGTCATAGTGCAGATATGCTGACCATGATGTGGGAACATGGACAAGGTTGGAGAAAAACTGCCTTTGTCTCACCCAGGCATCTTTACCAGAGGTTTTCGCAGAGGTGAGGAGGAACAGTTTTATCTCGTGGTGACGATGTAAAGGTCTTAGTTCTGTAGCTCAAGCATCTAAGATAAGGGACTGGTTAGTTCAGCTCCAGGACAACTTCCTATTTCATCACCATAGTAGAGAGGTCTTTCTTGCAGCTTACACACCTGTCAATGGCTTTAATCCCATTCAGAGGGCTGCAACCTCATGCCATAATCATCTCCCAAAGTCCTTACTTCTAAATGCTGTCCCAGTAGGGGTTTAGCCTTGACATATCAATGTGGGAAGGATGAAGAATTCTGTACTTAGCACATCACCAAACATGTTAActgaaaatataacatttttattatgcatgcaaatggatcTACAGCCTTGCTGTGACTCCTGTCAGACTTCTTTGTGGAAATTGATCAGTTGGGGCTGCTGAGATGATTTGGCAGATTAAGCCTGATGAAATAAGTTtgctccctggagcccacatggttGAAAGAGAGAACTTACTTCCACAAGtgttctctggcctctatatAGAAGCTACACACtcataaacaccacacacacacacacacacacacacacacacacacacggtaaatgtaatttttagttaaaaaattaaTCATCTGATTCTTAAATGTGCATGGACCCCCTAACAGCCAAAACAAGCTTATAAAGAAAGGGCAGGGAAGGAGCTCTGTCTGGATTAACAAGGACCCTTAGGTAAGAGCTGTTCTGAGCTATTCAAGGCTGTAACAGGGACTGTACATCACATTCCAGTGACTGGGTACCAAGAGCCTCCTGtaactgtgttcttttatttccatagGTGGGCTGGAAGTGAAGACAGCAGAGATGCCACAGATGGTATTCCTACATGCCAATGTCACTATAGTCTGTGTAATCCCCGGCTTATCCCACCTCGACATCACGACTGTGGGAATCATCTGGTCTTTGAAGAATGAGTGGCATGAAGCCGAGGTTCCCATATATGAATTTTATGGAAATCACCTCAAGGCATTCCGACCTGGAGCCAGTGTGTCATTGTTGGGGCTAGAACGGGGAGATGCCTCCCTCCATCTGCCCAGGATCGAGCtgagtgaggcaggagaataccGGTGCAAGCTGGTGGTCACCCCTGACCAGGCAGAAGGCACAACCAGGCTAGACGTCGTGGGTGAGTCCTCAATGAAAGTTCCCTGTGGCTCCGATGGTGCTGGGGCTAGTGGTGGATGTGGGTGGCCAAGCAAAGCAGAGGGTTTAGAACATGAGTGACAGGCTGGAGGGGGCTCAGTTCTGTCCATTGCAACTCATGTCAAGAAGCAAATACTAAAGAGGACGAGGCAGCAGCATCTTGAATTTAAGGCCATCTGGGCTTACACATTTTGTGTGAGTTGTATGAGGCTTGGTTGTAAAGTCCAGGCTCTGGCTCCAACCCCTAGTCCTGctcaaactaaacaaaagcaaaacacttcGACAGCCTTTAGCAACTaaccagtctctctgaacttCCGTGCCCTTTCCTGTCCTCAGAGGTAGAGAAAACCAGCCTAAGTTGCTGGAAGGTGCCTTGAGCAGTGGCAGATGTTTTTCTGCTGCTCGAGCCAACCTTACCACAGTGCGTGTCTGTGACCGCTTCTGCCTTCAACCCCACTGCGTTCGTCTGCAGTTACATAGATTGCCATTGCCATTGCCTGATGTCAGGGTGTTGTGCATTTTGGTATTTAGTTAGACTCACTGGCAtagtctgtttatttgtttgtttgtttgtagacagtTTCGTGCATCCCAGGATGTTGGctctgaacttgctgtgtagctgagtactttgtatattttggacaaaaaaaaacccctttattgcctatatatttcacaaaatagGTTCTTAAAGTCTTCCTTATCATTTTACTTTGCCAACGTCTACACAGAAGTGTTGGATTTTTAGTATCCTAACTTACTATTTTTTCCTTCATAGTTTATGACCTGACATGATTTTCCTATTGGGTTTTCTGGAAAGTGGTCtcaggtagcctaggctggccaggATTTGCGGTGTAGCTGCAGATGGCCCTGCATTCTGACCCTCCCGCCTCCATCTCCCTGTGCTGGTAGTGCAGCTTGTGCCTGCTCACCATGCTAGCCGTCTGTCCTGTTGTCAGTGTCACAGCGTCTGTCCTCGTGCCCCTCTGAATGGATCCAAATGACTGCGTCTTCCTGCACTATCTCTTTAAACTGCACAGGGCGTTTCCAAGACAAGCATGCTAAGACTCACTAGTGTCCACTGCAGCTATGCTCCAGTGCTTCTTCATAATCTGAAAAATGTCTGACAATAGCTTCATAAACTCTACTTGACAAAATTGCTGTGTAGACGGGGGCACAGCACACATGCCAGCACCCTGCTGGCACGGCCACCAGCATGCCCAGAACAGATTAATGTGTTCACTCATACCAATAAGGTCTTCCCTGTCAACCTCCAGAGAGCTCCCAGTCTGGTGTGATAAACGGTGGGGTCCCTAAGCTCATTGCTGGGATAGAAGCCATTCGGTGTGGTGTGAGGAAAGAAACAGGCGATTGGCTCTGACCAAATTGTGGCTTTTTTCGATGGCAGCTTACCCAGCCATGGCATTGTTTGTGAAAGCAGAGAGATATGGTGAAGGGCAGCACATTATATGCAAGCTGGATGGATTCTACCCAGAAGCCTTTGACATAAAGTGGGAGAGATGCACCCTGAAGGATTCCCGCTTCCGAGTGATTACTGACGGCATCGTCATTGGTCCCACAGTGAAGAATGATGATGGCACCTTCAGTGTTACCAGCTCCTTGGCCCTGAAACCAGCTCTGGAAGACCGTGGGATTATCTACCACTGTGTGGTGTCACACAGATCCTTGCTTGTACCCAGGAAGCTCAATCTCACTCTGCCCGAGAAAGGTAAGcatcctcctgctccccacaCACACTTGAGGACACGTGACTGGATGCTTGGGATTTTGAGAAGTCTAGGACCtttgctggggaaggagaggaaatttGGGGCTAAAGGAGAATCAGCAGTCCAGATTTAGGTCCTGTGCTGATGGCCCAGAAGTAGATGGGAGGCAGGGAGTATAGTGCAATCAGGGCTGTTTGTCAGCTCAGAACAGCCTAAGAATCTGGATGTTCCAGTGGCAGGGAGTGAGCAGCTTGCCAGCTCCTTGGAGAGCAGGGCCAGCATCATCCTCTGAGGATAAAAGACTGTCAAGGACCAGGGCCCAGCTGCACCAGCATGCTTTCTAGTCACGTTATAGGTTCCCTCGATGCTGTTTTATGTCTAAATCAGTAGTCTGTGAGGTGTGCATCAAGATGAGGCGTCGTGGAAGAACTTGATGATGGTTAAGGCTTGCTACGAAGTACCAGACTCTTAGGCTAGCACAGCCACTGCATATGTGCTCATCCTGGTAAGGTGAGGGATTTGAGCTCGTATCTGGGCTGCCCTGACTGTGGCTCTAGTGTTTTGTGGAGATGACCCTGCTGATCAAACATCTCTTCCTAGCTGAAAGGAATATAGAAGGTAAGGATCAAATagggccatgtgtgtgtgtgtgtgtgtgtgtgagagagagagagagagagagagagagagagagagagagagagacagagacagagatagagagagagagaaagagagagagacagagagagagacagagagagagagagagagagagagagagagagaggagtgagagagagGTGGCTGTGCTGGGTGAGCTGTGGGAGATGGCATTGTGCCTAGAGTAAGGACTAGAAGCATGTATGAATGTAACTTAAATATGCTATGTGTTTCTAATATGCATTTTTGTTCGGGTGGATGTGATGGTACATGATGTAGTCTAGAACCCATAAAGTTGGTGTGACATATAGTGTGTGTATTACTTAGACCTTATTTTGTCTCTCACatattcctttctctccttcatttccccttctctcccactctctttcttccctccttccacgcctcctttctcctttcctttacagTTTGTATTATGTACGTGGGGGCATGCAACATGGTGCACGTGTGGGCATCAGAGAATAACTTTGAAGTCAGTTCCCTCCTTAAATGGGAAGCAATGATGCAACTCAATTACTTTAACTCACTGAGTCGTCTCAGACCCTCTGCTCAGGCtcgccttgaatttgctatgaaGTCTAGGATGATCTTGAACCATTGATCTTCCAACTTGCACTTCCAGAAGGCTAGAATTATAGGTCTATGTCACTGCACCCTGCTTAATTCAGTGCTGGGCCTTGAGCCCAGGGCTTGATGCTTGTGGGACAGACACTCCACAGTGGGGTGACATCTCCACCCCCTTCCTTTATTTatgtttgaaacaaggtttcgATTTGTAGCCCAATTGTCTTGAACTTCATAACTCCCTAAGGCCGGGTTTCCAGGTGTGTACCACCGTGCCCCTGAGCCAGCCACCAGACCGTACTTCCCTGTGCTAAATACACTGATGTCTGGATGTGCGCATTAGGAATGGTGGCACAGAGGCCTGATAGTGGATCTCCGATGAGAAGTGACACCAGCCACACAGATTTCAGCACCAGTCCTGTGTAGTCTTGGGCCcagtaagttgtgtgtgtgtgtgtgtgtgtgtgtgtgtgtgtgtttgtaactgTTCCTATTGCTGTCAGAAAATGCCCCAACAAAGGCAGCTTAATGAAGAAAGGGCTTCTTCTTGGCTTCCCATTCAAGGGTAAGTCTGTCGAGGCAGGAAAATGATGGCAGCAGGTACTTGAGGCAGGTGGCCACAGTGTGTGTGAAGTCAGGACACAGGAGGCCCTGAGAGCTCAGCTTGGCTTCTCCTTGCTCCATCAAGGACTCAAACTTATTGAGCAATGTCAGGCACAGTTAAGTGTgtcctccttcctcagttaaCCTAACGTAGATAATCctgcacagatgtgcacagagGCTTGTCTGCTACATGATTTTCGGTCCTATCAAGTTGACAGTAGTGACAATCCTAacatccttcccccccccctctctctccaggatcTGTGGAGATATATGTTACTATTGTTTTTCCCAGTGTTCTCCTGGGTTTGGTGCTAGTTTTTTGGCTCTGCTGGTGGTAAGTACCTTGAGACAAAGACACAGTTCTAGACAGGCCTGTGTCTAGAACTTGGCTTCAGGGATTTGTGATCACAGTCATCAGACAGTGTCAGGAGCTCTGGGGATGGGTGCTGGGGTGTTCTGTGTTGTTTTCTgatgttgctttagaaaaaagTTTTCCCATCTGTTCTCTTCTCCGTGACTCTGCAGAAGGACTATGGAGCCTCTGCCTGTCCGTGGGATACGGCTTGCACTGGGAATCACATCTGACCCTTTTGTTGAGAGAGGGGCTTTGAACTGTAGTGGACTGTCATGTTCTCCCACACACAAAGTCATCAGCAGAGGGAGTCAGTGCCCTTGTTGCTCATATTTTGTTAACACCTTAATGGGCTAACTGACTACAAGTTTTCAGTGGGGGACCAAGAATTTCTAAGTCCCCATTAGATGTTTCTAAGTTTAATTTCTGATACAAACAAAGAGAATAGTGCAGTTGCTTTAGAGGATCAGGACCCAGTGCAAACGTGTTGGTTAGAAGGGTCTAGGTTGTCAAGTGGATCAGCATCACTTATGGGCCTGCCAAGGCACCATCTGTATGGCTGATGCTTCTCATTACACTGCATTAGGAGAATTGGGATAGTCAGAGAAGAAAATAGGGACtgctgggctgcagagatgctcGGCTGGTAAGCGCACTTAATGTTCCTGTATAGGGCCTGGGTTTTCATTTCCCAGCGCCTACATGGTGACATCTGCTCATCTCCACAGGATCATGTACACATACGGTGAACAGAAACTCATGCAGGCCACACACGACCACATAGAAACAACACAGAAATAAGTCTGTCTTTAAAAGACGAAGAAAAGAAAGGCTGCTGATCCAACACAGGCCAACTGTTTTCTGGGGCTTACTTTCCTGGTTAGGGCTGAGCCAATGGGAAATCTGCTCATAAGGTTTTCTGGAGGGGTTTCTTGTGATGTTGATTGCTGCCTTTTGTTCTTGCCTTTCTCTAGCTGCTATGCAGGTGCTGCTACCACTTAGCAGGAACCCTTGAGTGGAAAGGGCACAAAGCACGTGACTCCGCCTGAATCTGGCatccatttcttctgtctttgcttcGTCCTTCAGTGTCCTTCACAAGGGGACAGCTCCTGGACTGGGGTCCAACCGTCTGACATGCTGTCAGCTAAGAAAATTTCAgctgtaatttttaaagatcaaTTTTTAGGATTGTTTTCTATGTGAGATTCTTAATCATGAAAACACGGTATGTCAAAACTTCCAATGAAAGCAGTCTGCAAGGGACATTTCTAGCTCCAAGTGCCTACTAAGATAAATATCTTGATGATACACCATA from Arvicola amphibius chromosome 12, mArvAmp1.2, whole genome shotgun sequence encodes the following:
- the Ncr3lg1 gene encoding natural cytotoxicity triggering receptor 3 ligand 1 isoform X2, with the translated sequence MTSQRGSESAHMNHKGPCHTALCSSSSSSHGSSLRPPKSCGGQSKPVQFSTVGSSWVAERQTGLLTLLLSLLWYMPMAGGLEVKTAEMPQMVFLHANVTIVCVIPGLSHLDITTVGIIWSLKNEWHEAEVPIYEFYGNHLKAFRPGASVSLLGLERGDASLHLPRIELSEAGEYRCKLVVTPDQAEGTTRLDVVAYPAMALFVKAERYGEGQHIICKLDGFYPEAFDIKWERCTLKDSRFRVITDGIVIGPTVKNDDGTFSVTSSLALKPALEDRGIIYHCVVSHRSLLVPRKLNLTLPEKAAMQVLLPLSRNP
- the Ncr3lg1 gene encoding natural cytotoxicity triggering receptor 3 ligand 1 isoform X1 translates to MTSQRGSESAHMNHKGPCHTALCSSSSSSHGSSLRPPKSCGGQSKPVQFSTVGSSWVAERQTGLLTLLLSLLWYMPMAGGLEVKTAEMPQMVFLHANVTIVCVIPGLSHLDITTVGIIWSLKNEWHEAEVPIYEFYGNHLKAFRPGASVSLLGLERGDASLHLPRIELSEAGEYRCKLVVTPDQAEGTTRLDVVAYPAMALFVKAERYGEGQHIICKLDGFYPEAFDIKWERCTLKDSRFRVITDGIVIGPTVKNDDGTFSVTSSLALKPALEDRGIIYHCVVSHRSLLVPRKLNLTLPEKGSVEIYVTIVFPSVLLGLVLVFWLCWCCYAGAATT